tcattacacagtgcattgaggtagaacaaggtaaaacaataataatgcagtgATTATAATCGAAAGTATGAGTGGATTTGCAAGTAGCAGCTTACAATAAGTCACCACATTCTGGCAGCTTCCAGCTAGAAACAATTAGAAAAGAGAAGTTAAATTTGTTGGCTACAGAACTTAAAATATGTGATTTCATTTCTGTGTTTTCATTTCTCCTTGGAACTTGGAACATGgatgattgaggggagatttcatagaggtatacataattatggggggtatagatagggaaaatgcaagcagtcttttctCACTGAGGTTagctgggactacaactagaggtcatgggttaagggcgaaaggagaaaagtttaggggaacatgaggggaaacctcttcactctgagggtcgcgtgagtgtggaatcagctgccagtacatctaagtgaagtttggacaggtgcatggatggtagggatatggagagctatggttctGGTacaagttgatgggagtaggcggtttaaatggtttggcatggattagataggccaaatggcctgtttctgtgctgcaactTTCTATGATTCTCTGACTTTGTGTTCACAAAGTAAACATTATCAAATCAACCAATGAATGTAGCTGAAAGTTAGTTCAAGGAAATTTGATTTGATCCACTTCTCCATAAAAATAAGAAATTTGAGGAAATATAAGCTATTAATAATAAGCATGTATGAAGGAAACAAGTTATTAATAATACCTGGTTTAGGGCTAGACGTTTAACTTACATGTCCAGTTTACTGAGGTGGTGAACTGGGATTCTGGGTTTCTACTTTGAAGCTTATTTTAGCAGTGGGCATGTGCATCCTTCACTTCTGTGCAGAGACACATTTCTCCTGATCTGCAAATAACCCTGTTGTAAATCTCCATCTGCAATATGATCTGAGTTCAATTGACTGCAGTCCGAGCCTTGCCTCGGGAGCTGTCACTTTTCCACTTCATCTTCATTCAACATTGCTGGTCCAGAGCTGCAAGGTTCAACTGGCATTACAGATGCCAAAATGGGTCCAAAATAGTGACAGATGCATGCAAACATAACATGCCACGTGTCATATCGGGAAGGGCACAATAACTTGTAACGGGCTTGCATGCCAGAACTATGAGGTTTAAGCAAAGTGTAAAGGTCATCCTCATATCTGCAAACACTTTATCACAAACCGGTtaattttagaatcagaatcagtataTTATATCTGACATAGGTCGTAAAATTTGCTGTTTTTCAGTTGCAGTACAATGCCATACATAGAAATtactactataagttacaataagaaatgtataaaaaataagttagtgcaaaaaaagagcaaaataatgcTCATGAGTagttcagaactctgatggcagaagggaagaggctgtttctaaaacattgagtcttcaggctcctatacctcctccctgatgatgtaatgagaaaagagcatgtcctggatggtacctacttacttactgcctgctaCGTCACCAGCGCTTACGGTAGTAATGAAAGTCTTCcatcttcattgctatttccataacaatttttttttgaccaCTCAAGTTTGTTAGCCCTAGGATAAATCcctaaacctggaggaccagttcagtggaccactcttaatctgacctctaccctttgacctgttggtcatgggtgaccctaccaggagccaaagcacaaggctctgattccagccaacatagctctccaggtcactgaggcatgcaagcctccaaatcccacgacaaggttgtagtcctcttggagggtcCTAGATGGTGAGTGCCCCGAATTATGATGTCATCTTCCtggggcactgccttttgaagatatccttgatggtggggaggatagttgtcatggtggagctggctaagtttacaaccctctccATTAAGCACAATCACAGGAGTCAAGGCTTAGACACCTACTGCCCCCATTCTGTACTATGCAAAGTGATTATTGATCACATGCAGGTTTATTGCTGATTGATGGACAGAGTGTTAGTTACCCTGGTCACAGACTCATGGAGTCAGATTCACAATGAGATACAGCagggacacaggcccttcagacgACCAGATTCAACTTTGGCAGCATCTGCTGTGCCCTCAATGCCTGGGTTCTTTTCAAGGACTTTTCTTCTCACCAACTGGCTCTTGATCCCAGTGTGAAACCCACACACAGGAGCAGACCATGCATGTAATGTGGCCACCCATCATATCATCAGTTAAGGATCACTCTGAAACAACAGCCCGTCTCTTAGCAGTGCGTTTGTCCTCAGCCTCCTCCTCTTCCAGGGTGAGGCTTAATGGAAATGAagggaacagcacctcatattttaCCTGGGTGGTCTACAACCAGATACAGGTATATTGAATCTGCAACTTCAACCAGATACATATACATCGAATCCTCCAACtttgaacatagaactgtacagcacagtataggcccttcagattacgatgttgtgctgaccaattaacctactccaagCTCGATCTAACCCTtgtctcccacataaccctccattttcccttcaatcatttgcccatcttaaatgcccctaacgtatctgcctctattgCCACCCCAGGAAGCacattccacgcatccaccactgTCCGTGTAAGAGTTCTGCCTCGGACTTTTCTCCAAATACCTTAAATCTGCGCCCACTCGAACTAGCCATtttcgccctgggaaaaaggcttcCAGTAATCTTCTCTACCCACCACCTGAACCCTCTTCCCACTTTGCTCTCCTTACATCCACCCCAGGCCCCCTATCACTATTTCTTTCCACTCCTCCACCCActcgatctgcccatcacccacacactggtTCCTTTCCCCTCCTACTGTTTCCCTCTGCCCACCACATTTCCTTTCCACCAGTGAGAGATATTCCCGCTAGATTtgaatcctctcctatcaggttctgtCATTacctccatctatcacctcctggTCTCCATCACTATGTCCactcttcattcttcatctgcctatcacccctcctcaGCTCTGTCCACCAGACGCCTGCcagctttccctcctccccttcctttcaTCTTTTTATACTGGATGCCTCCCCTCTATTCTTCACACTCTTAACCCAAAATATCAGCTGCCCATTCCAGCCCCACagatgtgcctgacctgctgagctcctccagcactcgTCTCTGTTGGTCCTGTTGCCGGCTCCACTCAGGAGCCGGCTCGAATAACTGCAGATGGGTTTGTCAGTCCGACCCAGTCTGCTGCAGACTGCTCAACTTGCCATCAGGCAGGCTTAGCTCTTACCAACAGCTGTCAAGTAGGGGGGCAGTCAAGGAGGAGGTAAAACATAAAGAGACAAGTTAAAAGTAGGCAAGTAATAACCAATCAGACTGAGTTTTTAACAATATCAAGTCCAATATCCCCCTTTCACTAGTGTTCCTGTTTCACCATCTCCATTGCATTGCAATGATTCTATAAAAAGCAAACTGAAGATTAAAGCATTTAAATATACAAGCAGAACTTAAACATGGAAACACCAGCTAATTCACTTGATTAATTTGCTTTATGCCAACATTCTTCAAGTCTTTAGCTGCCGTGCCATTCCTAAGCTGTGTTTCCCTGATGGCTAGAGGAAGACTGATCAACAGTGGCTGGTGAGAGAGTATGTACAATTGTCTTCCTGGCAAAGTTCAGATCAATACCATTCACCTCCGTGGAATTGCTGCCACTTTCCCAAGCTCACATCCTGTCATTCCCAGTGATCTGTTGAGCAGATGGCTGGAGGTGCATCGAAGCCTTGAAGCCACTTGCCCAAGGCTATCCAGGTCATGATAACAGCAGGCAGAGCTTGGACAGCAACACTGGGTGGCTTCTCCCTTTCGAAGGATGTCACCGCTAGTTGCTTGCATAATGTGCCTCACCTTTAGGAGATTCAGGTTGGGTTTAATCAGAACAAGCAAACTAGAAATGAATATGTAATCATTTACTGTGGAGACGCATTGGCAAAGTAGAGCGATTAATGCTGGCTGGTTACTGAAGTGACGATAAGGAAACACCACCAATTTCCTGTACTACCCCTAATTTGTCAAATAGGTGCCAGTTATTCAGGAGTTCTgagaaacacaagaggttctacagatgttggaaatctagagcaacacacacagaatgctggaagaactcagcaggtcaggcatcatctacggAAGAGATTAAGTAGTCGACCTTTTGAGCTGAGAGGCTTcaggcaggtatatggagttaagtgggatccaggatcagccatgttggaatggcagagcagactcaacgggctaaacggcgtaattctgctcctatgtcttatggtcttaggactggaaagcaagagggaagaagccagaatcaaaGGAGTTCTGATGCCCATCTTATATGAGAAAATGTTATGTATGTGATTATATGACAGCGCAAAACTATCGACTTTTGAATATAAGGAGGTGAAGATTCACACTCGGCTTCTGGTTTTAAATGAATTATATTAATTTTACAGGATATTATATCCTGCTCTGTCACCTCACTCTGAATTAGATTTTGCAAGCAGAGTTACCTGATGTCATACTTTTAGTGAGGCCAGGAATGAATTTCTGTCCAGTTCACCAAATAGAGAGCACACTATCTATAACAAGACACCGTGTGTCGTACTAAATTACCTGCTAATAGTCTAGGATATAATAGTAATATTCCAGAAGATATTCTGAACATCAAAGTCGTATTTGACATTCTCCAGGAAAAAGTCCTGGAAAACTGGGGAACTCTTTTGAGCACTAAGAGGTCAATTGCAAGTGCCTTTCCTGTGAATACTGCTCTTGTAAAAGTACCTAAATAACATAGCAACAGTTATTGTACAAGGACTCTCCAGAGAGGGTTGTTATTCACCACGTGGCACAAGCTATTCACTTTAAACTATCATTTTGTTCACAAAATGTAAATTTTGCTGTCTGTTTAAATGAATGATAAATTTTCTATGCATTACTGTGTTCTTCTCCAGAAGTACTGATATCAATCTTTGATGTACTTGAGCACTTTGATTTCCTTTCtcacttttgcacctttcctctgCCTGCCTTGTTAGATCTCCTTGAATAAAAGCAGCTTCTGCACTTTCTACCACCTCCTCGCTTCTCTGCCAGCCTCTCATAACGTGTGCCTGAATCGTCATGGATAAGGTTCAGCAGATAACTCGCTCTGCCCTACGAAGAGCCTCTGCCATTGAAGTGAATCCGCAAGCCCGCCAAAAGCTACAGGGACTCCTTATCAACTTTACTCTGATTATTAGTTGTCTCCTTTTTATGTACTTCTTAAAGCTGCTGATATACTAACACTGGGGCATGGACTCTTGActtgcagactgctgcagctgttcTAAACTGTGACATGATATTGTGTatatcctgattttttttttgttaagaaTACTTGTGAAATGATACATGAACACAAATATGGTTGAACAAATATTCTCAGTTTTGTTTCAACATAATTACTTCAAATGTTAAATCTTCTCAAAGTTGAAAAGAATTCCAGTTTAGGTTCGTAAAACAtacaatgaatgaatgaatgttaCAGTTTTGTCCTTTTAGGCAGTCTTGGCTTGCAGAATCATATGCACTTTACTAAAAAAAAAGCTACAATCTACAAGTAGAAGTTAACATCTTGAAGAAACTTTTCCCCTTTAGCCTAAATAAAAGACCATCAGAATATATGCTCCAGATTAGATTGTTACAGGAATTTCACTTGGATGCAAGATATACGTCTGGAAAATAGTTTGAAGTAAAGCTAAAGA
The sequence above is drawn from the Mobula hypostoma chromosome 2, sMobHyp1.1, whole genome shotgun sequence genome and encodes:
- the pln gene encoding cardiac phospholamban, translating into MDKVQQITRSALRRASAIEVNPQARQKLQGLLINFTLIISCLLFMYFLKLLIY